One stretch of Pseudomonas azotoformans DNA includes these proteins:
- a CDS encoding DUF4381 domain-containing protein — protein sequence MSSLDQLQPLIAPPAIGFWPPAPGWWLLLLVIPLLGWGLWSLRRFLPARRPVARAEQPLDPLRIAALAELALMPKPYDGAPAGAWLQQLNGLLKRLCRNDYPYSQSHTLNGRKWLAFLDNRCPAAGLTRWMVLVEGAYKPECKLDDKAIAGLTQAVDTWIRKHV from the coding sequence ATGAGCAGCCTGGACCAACTGCAACCGCTGATCGCCCCGCCCGCTATCGGCTTCTGGCCGCCTGCGCCGGGTTGGTGGCTGTTGCTGCTGGTGATCCCGCTGCTCGGTTGGGGCCTGTGGTCCCTGCGCCGTTTCCTGCCGGCCCGCCGCCCCGTGGCGCGCGCCGAACAACCGCTGGACCCTCTGCGCATCGCCGCCCTGGCAGAGCTTGCGTTAATGCCCAAGCCTTACGATGGCGCGCCCGCCGGTGCCTGGTTGCAACAGCTCAATGGTCTGCTCAAGCGCCTGTGCCGCAACGACTACCCCTACAGCCAGAGCCACACCCTCAACGGCCGCAAATGGCTGGCGTTCCTCGACAACCGCTGCCCCGCCGCCGGCCTCACGCGCTGGATGGTGCTGGTGGAGGGCGCCTACAAACCCGAATGCAAACTCGACGACAAGGCCATCGCCGGCCTGACTCAAGCGGTCGATACCTGGATTCGCAAACATGTTTGA
- a CDS encoding DUF58 domain-containing protein → MNAGDGIRVTLSELIEMRHRVREVQLFSTPSQRSPLIGLHHSKLRGRGVDFDQVRVYQAGDDVRTIDWRVTARTQEPHTKLFHEERERPIFIMVEQSCRLFFGSGQMFKSVLAAQAASLIGWAALGHNDRVGGLVFGDSEHYEIKPRRSKQSLLQLLNRLVRVNQSLNTESRPEADALGMALRRGREVLRPGSLVIVICDERALTEGAEQQLSLLSRHCDLLLLPISDPLDHALPAAGLLRFAERGAQLELDTLNFDLRQAYKAQAEARIARWELLAQKLRVLLMPLSTQSEMVEQLREYLNPQRPVKKP, encoded by the coding sequence ATGAACGCAGGCGATGGCATCCGCGTCACGCTCAGCGAGTTGATCGAGATGCGCCATCGCGTGCGCGAAGTGCAGCTGTTTTCCACCCCAAGCCAGCGCAGCCCGCTGATCGGCCTGCACCACTCCAAACTGCGCGGACGCGGTGTGGACTTCGACCAGGTGCGCGTGTACCAGGCCGGGGACGATGTGCGCACCATCGACTGGCGCGTGACGGCGCGCACCCAGGAGCCGCACACCAAGCTGTTCCATGAAGAGCGCGAGCGGCCGATCTTCATCATGGTGGAACAAAGCTGCCGGCTGTTTTTCGGCTCCGGGCAGATGTTCAAGTCGGTGCTCGCAGCGCAGGCAGCCAGCCTGATCGGCTGGGCCGCACTGGGCCACAACGACCGCGTGGGCGGGCTGGTGTTCGGCGACAGCGAGCACTACGAAATCAAACCCCGGCGCAGCAAGCAAAGCCTGCTGCAATTGCTCAACCGCCTGGTGCGGGTCAACCAGAGCCTGAATACCGAGAGCCGCCCCGAAGCCGACGCCCTCGGCATGGCCCTGCGCCGTGGCCGCGAAGTGTTGCGCCCCGGCAGCCTGGTGATTGTGATCTGCGACGAACGTGCGCTGACCGAGGGCGCCGAGCAACAACTGAGCCTGCTGTCACGCCACTGCGACCTGTTGCTGCTGCCGATCTCCGACCCGCTGGACCACGCCCTGCCCGCCGCCGGGCTGCTGCGCTTCGCCGAACGTGGCGCGCAGTTGGAACTGGATACGCTCAACTTCGACCTGCGCCAGGCCTACAAGGCCCAGGCCGAGGCGCGCATTGCGCGCTGGGAACTGCTCGCGCAGAAACTGCGCGTGCTGTTAATGCCCTTGAGCACCCAAAGCGAAATGGTCGAGCAATTGCGCGAATACCTCAACCCGCAACGCCCGGTTAAAAAACCATGA
- a CDS encoding tetratricopeptide repeat protein → MIDLWPHWFRPWWLLLLPLLGWLLWHLWHRQKRAGRWQMILPPAFHAVLLSGGNGRESKSPWVVLGIAWLLAVLALLGPSWQRVEQSSQKPSDPLVVLLELTPEMLATDSPPNRLEQARRKLYDLLQARTDAQTAIIVYAGSAHTLVPLSDDLATSRNLLEALRPSIMPEPGHRADLAVEKALGLLKQGGLGQGRLLLIGSSLSKQERQGIRLLLQSGQAPSLSILGIGSREGTPVTQESGEFLKDEQGAILVPRLDSPTLKAFASEMGGRYRAARLDDKDLRQLGVLDPPQALRNDGQLLHLDTWADQGYWLLLPLLLLAACAGRRGWLFCLPLLLLSAPQPSYAFGLQDLWLRPDQQGQYLLKKKRPAEAAEHFQDPQWKGVALYEAGNYAEAIKLFAEGNDAYSHYNRGNALAKSGELEAAIDAYEQALEAQPDLQPALKNKALVETLMQEQAQPEPAPTAKNEDDETTQPGQTAQPGATGQNATGGEQSSQGQGEAGTGDTQPGNTPQTAGNEVPGSELGDEQTTTPPLRPNDASLDGEHRQALEQWLQEIPDNPGELLRRKFWYEQQQHQDKTR, encoded by the coding sequence ATGATCGACCTATGGCCGCACTGGTTCCGTCCCTGGTGGCTGTTGCTGCTGCCGTTGCTCGGCTGGCTGCTGTGGCACCTGTGGCACCGGCAAAAGCGTGCCGGGCGCTGGCAGATGATCTTGCCGCCGGCCTTCCACGCGGTATTGCTCAGTGGTGGCAACGGCCGCGAGAGTAAATCGCCGTGGGTGGTGCTCGGCATCGCGTGGCTGTTGGCGGTGCTGGCGTTGCTCGGCCCCAGTTGGCAAAGGGTTGAACAGTCCAGCCAGAAGCCGTCCGACCCGTTGGTGGTACTGCTGGAACTGACCCCGGAAATGCTCGCCACCGACAGCCCGCCCAACCGCCTGGAGCAGGCACGGCGCAAACTGTACGACCTGTTGCAGGCGCGCACCGACGCGCAAACCGCCATCATCGTCTACGCGGGCAGCGCCCACACGCTGGTGCCGCTGTCGGACGACCTGGCCACCAGCCGCAATCTGCTGGAAGCCTTGCGCCCCTCGATCATGCCCGAACCGGGCCACCGCGCCGACCTGGCCGTCGAGAAGGCGCTGGGCCTGCTCAAGCAAGGCGGCCTCGGCCAGGGGCGCCTGTTGTTGATCGGTTCTTCGTTGTCCAAACAGGAGCGCCAGGGCATCCGCCTGCTGCTGCAAAGCGGCCAGGCGCCGAGCTTGTCGATCCTCGGCATCGGCAGCCGCGAGGGCACGCCGGTGACCCAGGAAAGCGGCGAGTTCCTCAAGGACGAACAAGGCGCGATCCTGGTGCCGCGCCTGGACAGCCCGACCCTCAAGGCCTTCGCCAGTGAAATGGGCGGCCGCTACCGCGCTGCGCGGCTGGACGACAAGGACCTGCGCCAGCTCGGCGTGCTCGACCCACCGCAAGCCCTGCGCAACGATGGCCAGTTGCTGCACCTCGACACCTGGGCCGACCAGGGTTACTGGCTGCTCCTGCCGCTGTTGCTGCTGGCCGCCTGCGCTGGCCGGCGTGGCTGGCTGTTCTGCCTGCCGCTGCTGTTGTTGAGCGCGCCGCAGCCCAGCTATGCGTTCGGCTTGCAGGACTTGTGGTTGCGCCCCGACCAACAAGGCCAGTATCTGCTGAAGAAAAAGCGCCCCGCCGAAGCCGCCGAACACTTCCAGGACCCGCAGTGGAAGGGCGTGGCGCTTTACGAAGCCGGCAACTATGCCGAGGCCATCAAGCTGTTCGCCGAAGGCAATGACGCCTACTCCCACTACAATCGGGGCAATGCCCTGGCAAAATCCGGTGAACTGGAAGCCGCTATCGACGCCTACGAGCAAGCCCTCGAAGCCCAGCCCGATCTGCAACCGGCACTGAAAAACAAAGCGCTGGTGGAAACCCTTATGCAGGAACAGGCCCAACCGGAGCCCGCACCTACGGCAAAAAACGAGGATGACGAAACCACCCAACCCGGCCAAACTGCGCAACCGGGCGCCACCGGGCAAAATGCCACGGGCGGCGAACAGTCATCCCAAGGCCAGGGCGAAGCCGGCACTGGCGACACCCAGCCCGGCAACACGCCGCAAACCGCGGGCAATGAAGTGCCGGGCAGCGAACTGGGCGACGAACAGACCACTACCCCGCCGCTGCGGCCCAACGATGCCAGCCTTGACGGTGAACATCGCCAGGCCCTGGAGCAATGGCTGCAGGAGATCCCGGACAACCCCGGCGAACTGCTGCGCCGCAAATTCTGGTACGAACAGCAACAACATCAGGACAAGACTCGATGA
- a CDS encoding vWA domain-containing protein produces MFEFAWPWIFALLPLPWLMRLVLPAADSGEPALKVSYLSDLEGLARRRARVNLPGWRQQAPFVVLWLLLLTAAARPEWLGEPLPIAASGRDLLVAVDVSGSMDFPDMNWQDEDVSRLSLVKHLLGDFLEGREGDRVGLILFGSQAYLQAPLTFDRRTVRNWLDEARIGIAGKNTAIGDAIGLALKRLRQRPAQSRVLILVTDGANNAGQIDPLTAARLAAEEGVKIYPIGIGADPEQTGSLGILGVNPSLDLDEPALKAIAEATHGQYFRARDGEELQAIKQTLDKLEPVEQQPTQARPALALYSAPLALALVLSMLLVIQERWPNNVLQRWFNKLSSKGMFLQQHPEWRQRLKRLRLRRRR; encoded by the coding sequence ATGTTTGAGTTCGCCTGGCCGTGGATCTTTGCCCTGTTGCCATTGCCCTGGCTGATGCGCCTGGTGCTGCCCGCCGCCGACAGCGGCGAGCCCGCCCTGAAAGTCAGCTACCTCAGCGACCTCGAAGGCCTGGCCCGCCGCCGCGCCCGCGTCAACCTGCCAGGCTGGCGCCAGCAAGCGCCGTTCGTGGTGCTGTGGTTATTGCTGTTGACCGCCGCCGCACGCCCGGAATGGCTCGGTGAACCGCTGCCCATCGCCGCAAGTGGCCGCGACCTGCTGGTGGCGGTGGACGTGTCCGGCTCGATGGATTTTCCCGATATGAACTGGCAGGACGAAGACGTGAGTCGCTTGAGCCTGGTCAAGCACCTGCTCGGCGATTTCCTTGAGGGCCGCGAGGGTGATCGCGTCGGCCTGATCCTGTTCGGCAGCCAGGCTTATCTGCAAGCGCCCCTGACGTTCGACCGCCGCACCGTGCGCAACTGGCTGGATGAAGCACGCATCGGCATTGCCGGCAAGAACACCGCGATTGGCGATGCCATCGGCCTGGCCCTGAAACGCCTGCGCCAGCGTCCGGCGCAGAGCCGCGTGCTGATCCTGGTCACCGACGGCGCCAACAATGCCGGGCAGATCGACCCGCTGACCGCTGCGCGCCTGGCGGCCGAAGAAGGCGTGAAGATCTACCCGATCGGCATCGGCGCCGATCCGGAACAGACCGGTTCCCTGGGCATCCTCGGCGTCAACCCGAGCCTGGACCTCGACGAACCGGCGCTCAAGGCCATCGCCGAAGCCACCCACGGCCAGTACTTCCGCGCGCGCGATGGCGAGGAGTTGCAAGCGATCAAGCAAACCCTCGACAAGCTCGAACCCGTCGAACAACAACCCACCCAGGCACGCCCCGCCCTGGCCTTGTACAGCGCGCCGCTGGCCCTCGCGCTGGTGCTGAGCATGTTGCTGGTGATTCAGGAACGTTGGCCGAACAACGTGCTGCAACGCTGGTTCAATAAACTGTCGAGCAAGGGCATGTTCCTGCAGCAACACCCCGAATGGCGCCAGCGCCTTAAACGCCTGCGTTTGCGGAGGCGTCGATGA
- a CDS encoding exonuclease SbcCD subunit D C-terminal domain-containing protein, whose protein sequence is MRLFHTSDWHLGQNLHGQERDFEHACFLEWLLGQLKTHQPDALLIAGDIFDTVNPPLKAQERLYDFIISAHEQNPKLTIVMIAGNHDSGSRIELPAPLMRRLHTHALGRVLWLDDGQLDAERLLIPLPDAKGKVAAWCLALPFLRPAEVTGAHLGDDYLRGIGQVHEWLIAAANAKRKKGQALIAISHAHMAGGSVSEDSERSLIIGNAEALPASLFDKSVGYVALGHLHKPQKVNGEERIRYSGSPIPLSFSEIGYKHQILDVVFQGQCLVSVEPILIPRSVDLQRLEAAPLADILKALAELPDIDLLAETQRHPWLEVRVLLDEPQPDLRQQIEAALQGKAVRLVRIAAEYAGKGPREDEGDDRLIELDQLTPQELFSRAWQDSYGSEVDEQTLKDFAVLLQEVQQEEEQP, encoded by the coding sequence TTGCGTCTGTTTCACACCTCCGACTGGCACCTGGGCCAAAACCTCCACGGCCAGGAACGCGACTTCGAACACGCCTGTTTCCTCGAGTGGCTGCTGGGCCAACTCAAGACCCATCAGCCGGATGCTCTGCTTATCGCCGGCGATATCTTCGACACCGTCAACCCGCCGCTCAAGGCCCAGGAGCGGCTGTATGACTTCATCATCAGCGCCCACGAACAAAACCCCAAGCTGACCATCGTGATGATCGCCGGCAACCACGATTCCGGCTCGCGCATTGAACTGCCCGCGCCACTGATGCGCCGCCTGCACACCCACGCCCTCGGCCGCGTGCTGTGGCTGGACGATGGCCAGCTCGACGCCGAACGCCTGCTAATCCCGCTGCCCGACGCCAAAGGCAAGGTTGCCGCGTGGTGCCTGGCGCTGCCCTTTTTGCGCCCGGCGGAAGTCACCGGCGCGCACCTGGGTGACGACTACCTGCGCGGTATCGGCCAGGTGCATGAATGGCTGATCGCCGCGGCCAATGCCAAGCGCAAAAAAGGCCAGGCGCTGATTGCCATCAGCCATGCGCACATGGCCGGTGGTTCGGTGTCGGAAGACTCCGAGCGCAGCCTGATCATCGGCAATGCCGAGGCGCTGCCGGCCAGCCTGTTCGATAAAAGTGTCGGCTATGTTGCCCTCGGCCATTTGCACAAGCCGCAAAAGGTCAATGGCGAAGAACGTATTCGCTACAGTGGCTCCCCGATCCCACTGTCGTTTTCCGAAATCGGCTACAAGCACCAGATCCTCGATGTGGTGTTCCAGGGCCAATGCCTGGTGAGCGTCGAACCCATCCTGATCCCGCGTTCGGTCGACCTGCAACGTCTGGAAGCCGCGCCCCTGGCGGATATCCTCAAGGCCCTGGCCGAGTTGCCGGACATCGACCTGCTGGCTGAAACCCAACGCCACCCCTGGCTCGAAGTGCGCGTCCTGCTCGACGAACCGCAGCCCGACCTGCGTCAGCAAATCGAAGCCGCGCTGCAAGGCAAGGCTGTGCGCCTGGTGCGCATCGCTGCCGAGTACGCTGGCAAGGGCCCCCGTGAGGACGAAGGCGACGACCGCCTGATCGAACTCGACCAGCTCACGCCTCAGGAATTGTTCAGCCGCGCCTGGCAGGACAGCTACGGCAGCGAGGTAGATGAACAGACCTTGAAGGACTTCGCCGTGTTGCTCCAGGAAGTGCAGCAAGAGGAGGAACAGCCATGA
- a CDS encoding BatD family protein produces MSRRTALLLLLALSAGHAQAASLVASVDRSRVNSGETVELTVESSDVTQFGKPDLSPLDAQFEVSGTRQINQLTTLGGDNHATTRWIITLLPRENGTVVIPPLQVGEHKTQPISLQVVETASQNTAAELAPVFVEANLDQTSVYVQAQALLTVRVYHSVSLYDDSSLTPLQIADARVEQLGESRTYEKVINSIRHGVIETRYAIYPQHSGTLAIPAQTFSATLVESRPPQENTLQGTKPGKLIHVSSAELPLVVKPKPALYPADTPWLPARSLTLSENWNPEPEHVQVGDSLTRSLTVKAEGLSSAQLPALPSTEVNGLRRYPDQPVLGNQTSDRGLIGSREDREALVPTRAGNLELPAVDVVWWNTHEDHLERTSLPARTVQVAINPSLAVDTPATPTVITAPDDERLWLWQLSTLILACTTLLGFGLWWRARRQPAVQRAAQTGPSPRTLLDDLKRATQANDPQATRQALDAWARQQPETLADMAARFVPLSDALDGLNGALYSESGHFWLGEDLWRAVKAIPMAEREVDPTADTTSLPPLYPK; encoded by the coding sequence ATGAGCCGCCGCACCGCCCTACTGCTTCTGCTCGCCCTGTCGGCAGGCCACGCCCAGGCGGCGAGCCTGGTCGCCAGCGTCGACCGCAGCCGCGTCAACTCCGGGGAAACGGTGGAACTCACGGTGGAATCCAGCGACGTGACCCAGTTCGGCAAGCCCGACCTGTCGCCGCTGGATGCGCAGTTCGAAGTCAGCGGCACGCGGCAGATCAACCAACTCACCACGCTGGGCGGCGACAACCACGCCACCACGCGCTGGATCATCACCCTGCTGCCCCGGGAAAACGGCACGGTGGTCATCCCGCCCCTGCAAGTGGGCGAACACAAGACCCAGCCGATCAGCCTGCAAGTGGTAGAAACCGCCAGCCAGAACACCGCTGCCGAGTTGGCGCCGGTGTTTGTCGAGGCCAACCTCGACCAGACCAGCGTCTACGTCCAGGCCCAGGCGCTGTTGACCGTGCGGGTCTACCACTCGGTGTCGCTGTATGACGACAGCAGCCTCACGCCGTTGCAGATTGCCGATGCGCGTGTGGAACAGCTGGGCGAGTCACGTACCTACGAAAAGGTCATCAACAGCATCCGCCACGGCGTGATCGAGACCCGCTACGCAATCTACCCGCAGCACAGCGGCACGTTGGCAATCCCTGCGCAGACCTTCAGCGCGACGCTGGTGGAATCGCGCCCACCCCAGGAAAACACCCTGCAAGGCACCAAGCCGGGCAAGTTGATCCACGTGAGTTCCGCAGAGCTGCCGCTGGTGGTCAAACCCAAACCGGCGCTGTACCCAGCCGATACGCCGTGGTTGCCGGCACGCAGCCTGACCCTGAGCGAAAACTGGAACCCCGAACCCGAGCACGTGCAAGTCGGCGACTCCCTGACCCGCAGCCTCACGGTCAAGGCCGAGGGTCTGTCCAGCGCGCAACTGCCGGCGCTGCCCAGCACCGAGGTCAACGGCCTGCGCCGCTACCCGGACCAGCCGGTGCTCGGCAACCAGACCAGCGACCGTGGCCTGATCGGCAGCCGCGAAGACCGCGAGGCGCTAGTGCCCACCCGCGCAGGCAACCTGGAACTGCCCGCCGTGGACGTGGTGTGGTGGAACACCCACGAAGACCACCTGGAGCGCACCAGCCTGCCCGCCCGCACCGTACAGGTTGCGATCAACCCGAGCCTGGCCGTGGATACTCCCGCCACACCGACGGTGATCACCGCGCCGGACGATGAACGCCTGTGGCTGTGGCAACTGAGCACATTGATCCTGGCCTGCACCACCCTGCTGGGGTTTGGCCTGTGGTGGCGCGCACGTCGGCAACCGGCCGTGCAGCGCGCCGCACAAACCGGCCCGAGCCCGCGCACCCTGCTCGACGACCTTAAACGCGCCACCCAGGCCAACGACCCACAAGCCACCCGCCAGGCCCTCGACGCCTGGGCGCGGCAACAGCCGGAAACCCTGGCCGATATGGCGGCGCGGTTTGTGCCACTGTCGGACGCGTTGGACGGCTTGAATGGTGCGCTGTACAGCGAGAGCGGGCATTTCTGGTTGGGTGAAGACCTGTGGCGTGCAGTGAAGGCGATTCCCATGGCTGAGCGTGAGGTGGATCCGACGGCGGATACCACCAGCTTGCCGCCGCTGTATCCCAAGTAG
- a CDS encoding AAA family ATPase, whose translation MEHREALLALRTFLSTQILGQEKLIDRLLIALLADGHMLVEGAPGLAKTKAIKELAEGIEAQFHRIQFTPDLLPADITGTEIYRPETGSFVFQQGPIFHNLVLADEINRAPAKVQSALLEAMAERQVSVGRSTYDLSPLFLVMATQNPIEQEGTYPLPEAQLDRFLMHVKIGFPDAAVERRILQQARGEALNGETKPERRVSQQAIFAARKEILGLYMADAVEEYLVQLVMATRTPAKFDPEMAEWIAYGASPRGSIALDRCARAHAWLAGRDFVSPEDIQAVLFDVLRHRIILSFEAEAAGIDQDRVVQRILDVVAVA comes from the coding sequence ATGGAACATCGTGAAGCGCTGCTTGCGCTGCGAACCTTTCTTTCTACGCAGATTCTCGGCCAGGAAAAACTCATCGATCGCCTGTTGATCGCACTGCTCGCCGACGGCCACATGCTGGTGGAAGGCGCGCCGGGCCTGGCCAAGACCAAGGCCATCAAAGAGTTGGCCGAAGGCATTGAAGCGCAGTTCCATCGTATCCAGTTCACTCCCGACCTATTACCCGCCGACATCACCGGCACCGAGATCTATCGCCCGGAAACCGGCAGCTTTGTGTTCCAGCAAGGCCCGATCTTCCACAACCTGGTGCTGGCGGACGAAATCAACCGCGCCCCGGCCAAGGTGCAATCGGCACTGCTGGAGGCCATGGCCGAGCGCCAGGTCAGCGTCGGGCGTAGCACCTATGACCTGTCGCCGCTGTTCCTGGTGATGGCCACGCAAAACCCCATCGAGCAGGAAGGCACCTACCCGCTGCCTGAAGCCCAGCTCGACCGCTTCCTGATGCACGTCAAGATCGGCTTCCCCGACGCCGCCGTCGAGCGACGCATCCTGCAACAGGCCCGTGGCGAAGCACTCAACGGCGAAACCAAGCCGGAACGCCGCGTCAGCCAGCAGGCGATCTTCGCCGCCCGCAAGGAAATCCTAGGCCTGTACATGGCCGATGCGGTGGAGGAATACCTGGTGCAGTTGGTGATGGCCACGCGCACCCCAGCCAAGTTCGACCCGGAGATGGCCGAGTGGATCGCCTACGGCGCCAGCCCACGCGGCTCCATCGCCCTCGACCGCTGCGCCCGTGCCCATGCCTGGCTGGCCGGTCGCGACTTTGTCAGCCCGGAAGACATCCAGGCGGTGCTGTTCGACGTGCTGCGCCATCGCATCATCCTGTCGTTCGAAGCCGAAGCCGCCGGCATCGACCAGGACCGCGTGGTGCAACGCATTCTCGACGTCGTTGCCGTCGCTTGA